A single window of Terriglobales bacterium DNA harbors:
- the coaBC gene encoding bifunctional phosphopantothenoylcysteine decarboxylase/phosphopantothenate--cysteine ligase CoaBC yields the protein MKVALGVCGGIAAYKAAELVRLLQERGVRVQVVMTRSAQEFVRPLTFAALSGEKVITDLFASGAEAPNLESAVEHIAVAQSIDALLVAPATADTLAKFANGLADDFLSTLFLATTAPVVVAPAMNVNMWEHPATQENLKKLRERGVHVVEPEAGYLACGMLGPGRLAANEAIVAATLEALGAAQDLAGETVLITAGPTREPVDPVRYLGNRSSGKMGYALAEAALRRGARVILVSGPTSLQPPGAAETIPVETAEQMRQVVLARFLDASVVIKAAAVADYRPKEAAGRKIKRREKLVLELEPTADILAELGAKKTTQILVGFAAETEDAMRNAREKLEAKSADAIVVNDVSQPGIGFDSDRNAVTIVTPSGTVEVPETTKWEVAHRVLDAVVRIRQERSQPAAAGPGRKA from the coding sequence ATGAAAGTGGCCCTCGGCGTGTGCGGCGGGATTGCGGCCTACAAGGCGGCGGAGTTGGTGCGCCTGTTGCAGGAGCGCGGCGTGCGGGTGCAGGTGGTGATGACGCGCTCGGCGCAGGAGTTCGTCCGCCCGCTGACCTTTGCCGCCCTTTCCGGCGAGAAGGTGATCACCGACCTGTTCGCGAGCGGCGCGGAAGCGCCCAACCTCGAGTCCGCAGTCGAGCACATCGCCGTGGCCCAGTCCATTGACGCCCTGCTGGTGGCCCCGGCCACTGCCGACACCCTGGCCAAGTTCGCCAACGGCCTGGCCGACGATTTCCTTTCGACACTTTTTCTCGCGACCACCGCGCCCGTGGTGGTGGCTCCGGCCATGAACGTCAACATGTGGGAGCATCCCGCTACGCAGGAGAACCTGAAGAAGCTGCGCGAGCGCGGGGTGCACGTGGTGGAGCCGGAAGCAGGCTACCTCGCCTGCGGGATGCTGGGCCCGGGGCGGCTGGCCGCGAACGAAGCCATTGTGGCCGCGACCCTGGAGGCGCTGGGCGCGGCGCAGGACCTGGCGGGCGAAACCGTGCTGATCACCGCCGGACCGACGCGCGAGCCGGTGGACCCGGTGCGGTATCTCGGCAATCGCTCGAGTGGCAAGATGGGATACGCGCTGGCGGAAGCGGCGCTGCGCCGCGGCGCGCGCGTGATTCTGGTGAGCGGGCCCACCAGCCTTCAGCCGCCGGGCGCGGCGGAGACGATTCCGGTCGAAACCGCCGAGCAGATGCGCCAAGTGGTGCTGGCGCGCTTCCTCGACGCTTCGGTTGTCATCAAAGCGGCGGCGGTCGCCGACTACCGTCCGAAAGAAGCCGCGGGGCGGAAGATCAAGCGACGCGAGAAGCTGGTGCTGGAACTCGAGCCCACGGCCGACATCCTGGCGGAGCTGGGTGCGAAGAAGACAACGCAGATCTTGGTGGGCTTCGCCGCCGAGACGGAAGACGCGATGCGGAACGCCAGGGAGAAGCTCGAAGCCAAGTCCGCCGACGCCATCGTGGTCAACGATGTCTCGCAGCCGGGGATCGGCTTCGACTCTGACCGTAACGCGGTCACCATCGTGACGCCCTCGGGGACCGTCGAAGTCCCAGAGACCACGAAGTGGGAGGTGGCGCACCGGGTGCTGGACGCCGTGGTGCGCATCCGGCAGGAGCGCTCCCAGCCCGCCGCGGCCGGGCCGGGCCGCAAGGCATGA